gaaaattatgtaacaaggaaaaaaaaagaacaaaaagaaacatcCTTAACAAAAGTTGCTGAAAATTTTGACTCTTTTTTACTTCTCTCATTATATTTTTGCAGAGACTCTGATGTGGAATAAACCCAACCTCAGTGGAGTGGCTCCTCTTCCTCGAAGTCTTCACTCTGCTACTGCCATAAGAAACAAGTCAGTAGTTgtttccactttgtttttctttaattgtcTTTTCCTCATTGTAGCCAATTTCTTACCAGCAAACATGGTTGGCAGAACatagtacaaaaaaaatttaaatccagAGAGAAAAGCTTCATGTTCATTCAGAACTCAAAAATAAGAAGATTCATTTCTAAATACCTTAATGGTATTccataaagagaaagaaggataatgTGTAGTTATCTTTACATTAGGGAAGATTGAGGAATAGTAAATATTGAAGGTGAGATGTCTTCAAGGGAAAATTATCTGACATCCTTTGGAGAATGAACCATGTGAGAATTTTTTGGGTTAAATAATAAGAGCTAATATTTCTATAGCTATTTTTTACAAAGCAGTTTGCATGTATTGTCAGTATCTTTGGTGTCTTAGGCAGTATGCTAGATTCTGGTAATAAATTTCATCACAACAGTTTTATGAAGTACATATTACTGTCTTTTCACAAATtaagtaactgaggcaaaaaagaggtaaaatgatttgtttaGCATTGCAGCCAATAAGTATTGCAgtgggattagaattcaggtcttcttggtactcttatctgtaaaaaaggcTTTATCTCAGGAACTAGATTGTTTCATAGAGTTTCCTTCTACATCTGTTCTTTCGCCCCCAGAATGTATGTGTTCGGTGGCTGGGTACCTCTTGTCATGGATGATGTCAAAGTAGCCACACATGAGAAGGAGTGGAAGTGCACCAGTACACTGGCATGTCTTAATCTAGGTATGGCATGGACTTAAACTCATGAACATATCATTTAGCAGGCAGCTGGGCTTTATGATCATACTAGCCCTACCCATAAAGTATAATTTGTGTGGATGAAGATAAGGGTGATGATGGTGAATAATAGCGCCATTGAAGGAGACTCAGTTCTTACATGCCCTTAATTCCTTTTCCCCTTGTATCTTTTACCAAATAGGTTGGATGGAGACTGCCTAAGGCTAATTGGAAATGTTTTTTGACATATGAACAAACTCTCcaaaaacacaaatttccaaacTCTCTTCTTTTGCAGTAAAAGTCATctctttttgctcatttcttttcGCTAATAGttgttttaaaatgtgtttaaaacCCATTATGAGCTGTTGATTGTGTTTTgcttcctattttcttctcttctgcagatactatgacatgggagacaattCTAATGGATATGTTGGAGGACAATATTCCCCGCGCCCGAGCTGGTCATTGTGCTGTTGCCATCAATACCCGACTCTACATATGGAGTGGAAGGGATGGGTACCGAAAAGCCTGGAATAACCAGGTTTGCTGTAAGGACCTCTGGTACTTGGAAACAGGTAAATCAAGCTGTTTAAGAAGGTCAAAACTAAATAAGCTGTGGCTATGGCCATGTTTCTTTtgcatctttcttttctcttttttccctcacaGAAAGGCCCTCAGCTCCATCCCGAGTATATTTGGTTCGAGCAAACACTAATTCCCTAGAGGTCAGCTGGGGATCAGTGCCAACAGCTGACAGCTACCTCTTGCAACTTCAGAAATATGATATTCCTCCTGCAGCAGCTGCCACCTCACCAATGACCAGTCCAGTTCCTTCTGTGCCTGCCAATCCTCCCAAAAGTCCTGCCCTAGCAACCACAGCCCCTACAGTGCAGCCTCTTACCCAAGTGGGCATCACACTTCTCCCTCAAAGTTCTGTGTCTCCTTCTACCACCACCCCTATCCAGGTCTTAACAACAGTGCCTGGAAGTTCTGTACCTGTGCCCACCACTAGAAATCAAGGTGAGTCAGTTGGCTAGATTTGAtaaatctctgaagaaaatagtttggtTCAGGGGTAGGCATGTCTTGACTTAAGTAACTAGGTCATAAGCAACTCTGTGttaatgggtgagagagaaagatggatttgaacccaaccATATTCAGTAGCCAGCATGCACCTTTTTTGTTCTGAGAAATATGAGTAAATATGGATGGAGGAAGAAGAACCTCAAGGAAATGatggaaatggaagaaattcCATTATGATGGGGATAGCAAGATATGCAGACCAATGTTTCAaggataaataattttaaaactagtATCACTTAGCAAAAAATGATTAATACTTTGGATTGGTAATCACTGAACAGGGTATCTTGGATAGCATTGGACTACTTGGTTCCAAATAAGATCTACAAAGACATCACTGCAGGAGTCAAATTCCTTTGTTTCCCTTCAAAGTATGTGATTATGTTTACTAAGTTGTtaattcaatgaatgaatgaagaagctCCTTTTTCAGCAGGTATCCCCACTGTCTTTAAAGTAACTGGCCCCCCGGCCACAATAGGAAACCCACTGGTCACTATCTGGTCTGTCAGCCAAGCAGGAAAAGCACCTGTCACTGTCACCTCATTGCCTACTGGTGTACGGATGGCTGTGCCAACATTGAGCTCTCAGGGCACGGTATGTTGGAGTCTGTTTAACTTTGTGTGGGGGAGCTAATATGGTAAAAGATGTTGGCAAACTAGAAAAAGCTCAAGTTAAAAATGTCTTGGGAGATCCCAGTAATTAACTGGTAGACACCATTTATTTCTCAGTACTAATAGAAGTAGATCTAACAGGATGTCCATAGGACAGCTGCAATAGGAATTATGTTTCAAACCTAGCATAGTCTTCTTTTCTCATGTTCTCTAGATGATACGTAGCAATCCTCAGATGAGTGGAATGGCGGCTCTGGCAGCTGCAACAGCTGTCACCCAGAAGATCCCCCCATCTGTTCCTATAGTGCTCAGTGTTACTGCAGGCACAACTGTTGTTAAAAGTATAGCAGTATCACCTGGAACTACCACTTTACCAGCTACAGTGAAGGTGGCTTCCTCACCAGTCATGGTCAGCATATGTAGAGGGGTGTGTTGGGGAAGGGTGGAGAGGATTGGTTGTGGTGATTCTAAATATAGATGAATTTGAAGTAGTAGATAGCGCACTGAATCATTTACTTGAACTTAATCTTTTCTAAAATTTGGGtccattttgttctttttggAAGTTACTGGACTCAAATGGTAGCTAGAaatttgagaaattaagaaagGACTATgtaaattttcaaggaattatagTAAAAGGTATAAATAAAGTATCaataattatttcctttgttaTTTGAAATACATCCCAAGTAGATTTTCTTCCAACAATAGTATTTATATGTAGACTTTTAaggttttcattcttttcatttaaggAGTCAAGTAGGATTTGTTTACCAAGCTGAACAAATTCCTACAGACATTTGTAGTAAAGGATAATCCCAAAGAAGATAAAGTAGCCAATTTGTTTGGTGCTTTAAGATATATGAAACACATTTCTCACAATAAGTCTGTGAATTCGGTATTGCAAAAAtaatatcattttacaaatgacaaacctaaaacttagagagaaatgtggttttttttgtgttccagtttgtttttgttacattttaagttttgaattgtCTCCCTCCATCTGTTACCATCCCTCGCTAAAGAAGGTCACCATTTAACACAGGAAGAGAGTGTGGATGTctctaaataataaataaaaccatattATGCgtacttctttctctagatgtggatagcattttctttcataagtCTTTTGTAATTGATTTAAGTGTTTATCATATTCAGAATAACTTTGTTGTCCAGTTAAACAGGATTGCTGCTCTTGTTAACAAACatgctcttggttctgcttattttactcttcattatatatcatataagtctttgcatatttttctacagtcatcctgcttgtcatttcttagagcatagtaatatttcatcacaatcatatgacacaacttgttcagccatttcttaaCTGACAGGCATccctttggttttccttttttgcctccACAAATCATTGCTTAATAGTTTAAAAcataaattccttttcttttttctctgattgttttttttagtcatattactaggtcaaagggcatatacatagttttataattCTCTGGATAtcattccagattgctttccagtttcaGGGAGTTTTGAGGAAACATCTGAATCCAGTTTTCCTGACACTTTTTGAAATGGGACTCTTAGACTTCTATAATTTGGTTTTTTAGAATTGAGGTTTTTATTTTGAACCAGATCCTTGTCCCAGTCTTGCATTGTCttcactgtttctctttttttctttttttattccagGTGAGCAACCCAGCTACTCGAATGCTTAAGACAGCAGCTGCCCAAGTGGGGACATCTATCTCATCGGCTAGTAGTACTCCCACTTGTCCCATCATCACTGTTCACAAATCTGGCACAGTAACTGTGGCTCAGCAAGCCCAGGTAGTGACCGCTGTTGTGGGAGGAGTCACCAAAACCATCACATTAGTGAAGACTCCAATTTCTGTTCCAAGAGGCAGTACTCTGGTGAGTGTGAGAAGTTTTTGGCAAATGAAAACTACTTTAAAGTGTTCTGTCTACCATTTGTTGTTGATATTAGGTCATAATGGTTGCAGATTAAATCTGTagcaataaggaaactgaggccaaaaaaataataagtattaGAGGCAAGAATTTAAATCATGTCTcaactctaaatccagtactcttttctatatacataattatatcaaTTACATGACAAATTGAAGAAAGTGCTAATTTTGTAATCAGGACCAAGAATCAGACTGCAACTACAACTTTTTTAACATTGAGCAAATCACATTACTTCTTTGAGaatgagcctcactttccttatcctTAAACTGAGGATTATTGTATTTGTAATACGTAAGTTACAACTGCTATGAGAAGTTAGACCAGATAACCTCACAGTTTTCTAAAACtatgattctttgattttgttctatCTCAGAAGTAGGGAGCTTGTGCCTCAAGGCCTTCTAGGGACTCAGgtatgaccttttgactgagaccaagttttacaaaacaaatctttttattacaggaatttgttctatgaagtttggatgcaGGTTACCCCTGATATGCCTTgtaattaagttttttttttccgcttttctctttattttttcctttgctttttcagATTTCTAATCTTGGCAAAGTCATGTCAGTAGTTCAAACCAAACCTGTGCAGACCTCAGCAGTAACAGGCCAGGCTTCCACTAACCCAATGACACAGATCATCCAGGTAAACCACTAGAATCTAAGAGAGAGTTAGCACTTTCTCCCTTTTACCGCTGTAGTTTTGTAGGCTTTGCATCTTTCGTAAAAGGAGTTCTGATCTTTTAAGAACATATTCTAGCTTTCCATATTCAGGAAGCAACTTTCTAATTTTCATATTAAGTCTATAAAGCGAAACAGCTAGTGTTGCGTACCAGATCTCCTTTCCTACCTTTAGAGTATAAATGGTACTGGTTAagaatttcctttcattcttccttttttaattcatttttaagttctaaattctattttcCACACCAACTGAATGTGCAAGAAAAAAACATTAGGAGTAtttataatcatgcaaaacaaattcccacagtatcaatatcagaaaaaaaggaagaagaaaatgtgcttcattctgcagtctGTAAATCCATCAGTTCTCTTTGTGAAAGTTGATAGCATACGTtatcatgattcctttggaattgttgtgggTCAGTATGTTcatcaaagttattttttttaactgattatCTTGattataatgttttcctggttttgcttactttatgttgcattattatttcttttctttcccgtTATATTGTAAGTTCTGCAGGGCAGTCTTTTGTatccttttgtatccctagcacttaaaatgcatattaattgattgattgtttcACAATTTCTTCATTCCATCCTGTTCATCCATTACTTGTGCATACTTTTCAGTTCTTTAataccacagaaagaactgctttaattatttttgtatatgtacatcCTTTTCTTAACTGTTTGACCCTACAGGTATATAtagcctttggggcatagttctaaatgactttccagaatggttaaaccTACTCAGGGGTTTACAGTAATGTTGTATAAAttactctctttttcttctgacttcactttgcagCATTTCAAGAACAACTTAGTTCAAAAGAGCCACggtcttttttttcaaatgtccATTCTCTTCTTGTAGTATTTTGTGCCAACAGGAAGATACAGGACTATTATAAAACAGTATGTGCATTTAAGAAAACATAGAGAAGTAGGTAGTCAATAAGAATTACTTTTTGTGTCCTAGATTTCCCTCTACCTATAGAAAGTAGGTCACACAATTACttttattaaacaaaaaaaagtatatgTTCTACACATGCATAAAAGatcatatatttcctttttttctccatggTGCTTCCACAGCCTTTCACAGAGACCAAAGCATATTGAAGGGTGGAGgcaaattcagtgttttttttatCCTGGTACAACCCCCTAGCTCTGTTTTTTGTCTGCTTTCTTTTTTAGACCAAGGGACCTTTTCCTACAGAGACCATTCTGAAGCTGGTGACTTCATCAAATGGCAAACCTACCACCGTCATCACAAGCACCCAAGGCAGTGGGACAGGAACCAAGCCAACCATCTTGGGTATTAGCAGTGTCTCTTGTAGTACCACAAAACCTGGCACCACTACCATTATCAAAACTATTCCCATGTCAGGCATCATCACCCAGTCTGGAGCAACAGGTAGGACATATCAGTCAAGGAAATAACTCTTGATGTTGCAAGTCAGTGTATGTTTCGGTCCTCAGTAGGTTGAATTCCAAATTGGGTTATAAAGTCCATGCagttttaaaagaggaaattgaagcagagctGATTTATTCCTACCATTCCCCCGTTCTTTTAACCAACAGGGACAAGTGGCAGCCCTATAATTtgtttatggatttattttattttttattattacattgtaactttcttttttttgttggtttttttttttaattttgttttgttttctgtactTCTAGATTTTAATTGGATAGGAAAGACTCTTGAATCTACTGTCATCAGTGTCTTCAAAAAAAGAATGCCTTTCAGATTCAAAGAATgttagagaaaataatgaattacagaaagatcaaataaaaaaataacaaaagtgaTGACAAAGTGAGGAatcaaaataaaagtaaaaaaataaatggagcataaattatttagaaatgcaaaaataactggtaccatttcatatttttctgtaaTTGTTTTtagcacattatatatatatataaagacatTAACTGTCTTTAATTTATCTATCACTTGTCTGTCTTCCATCTAtttctagtttcctttttttgtttatttatttttagttttcaacattcatttccacaaaattttgagttcatattttctccccatctctcccctcctattttcttctttttcttttttttgaacctccttttccatttagctaattcagctttttaaagcatttgtctcctcattgactttttgaacctcttctgtCAGCTGAgtaagcctatttttaaaggtgttattttcttcaccatttttttgggtctcttttaacaagctgttgactcgcttttcatgatttactagcatctctctctcatttctcttcccaatgtttcctccacctctcttatttgactttcaaaatctttcttgagttcttccatgacctgagaccactacatatttattttggaggcctctgatggtaagcagtgttcttcctcatctgaaaggatggaagaaaatacctgttcaccaaggaagtaaccttctacagtcttattttttttcccctttcttggacatttttccagccagttacttgactttgagtCTTTTGTCAGCAAGGGGTATATTCTgggtacctgtaagttctcagttcctccaaggtggctcaatcaagggaaaggagtttactcctctcctgatctgTGCTGTGGTCAGGGAGCTACCCAAGCTTTTATgcagaatctgcaagtagaattccctttccacagccTCCTACAGCTCCACCACGCCAGCCAGGACTGTTCCTCTCTTCCTCACCttggctgccactcagggctgagacccagatcagggCCTCacttcccccaagggctttagggtgaggactccaaaaatggacactactgctgctgccactgcctgaggTCAGGGCaaagggaggaccctgctcctttctcactcaggagaaaaagctttttcactggcCTTTGAAGtgactttggcatttgtgggtctgagaacctctgctgctgctgggaattccatcccagaggcctgttctggtcctgttcctgcccATTCCATGTGACATTGCTGGGCTGTGGTCAGTGGGCTGTGCTGTGCTCAGTTccccatgcaatagaccttttttgtcagccttccaggctaccttgggctggaaatctctttttgtggcttctgcttctctagaatttgcttagagttattttttacaggtattttatggaccaggtgggaagagctagagtatgtgcatctttctactctgccatcttggctctgccccacaaAGTAAGTTTCTTTAGAGACCTTTTTTGTGTTACCCTTCTTTATTCTCCCAAGAAATGATTTAAGTCATAGTTAAGAAAGAATCTGTTGCTTCTGAGGATATAATAGTAGTATTAAGAGCTTAAATCATTGAGCCCTGTATAAAAGGACAACTGTAAGGTTTTACACCCTGCTCCACATATAGAAAATTTTCTGAAATAGTggtcttttcttgtttttcaccCTCCCAGGGGTAACCAGCAGCCCTGGAATAAAGTctcctatcaccatcatcaccacaaAAGTCATGACCTCTGGCACAGGCACACCTTCCAAAATCATCACTACTGTCCCTAAAATTACTGCTGGTCAAGGTCAGCAAGGAGTGACCCAGGTGAGACAAATCCAGTGTCCTGCCCTTATCTTCACTATCAATGGATTGTTCAAGAGCTTTTATTCTTTGCAGCATGTAATCTGAATAATTCTGAGACTTACCGATTATATGATCATCTTACTTTGGATTTTGCTTCTGTAATTTTAGTACATTCTTTTTAGGTATAACTGATTTTATTcacattttgcatttatttacaaCATAAACTCagcttctttgtttttatttggacATAGTAGTCAGTACTATGTTTGTTATCAGGATAGAGTTATTGTGTTTTAACAGGGCTATAGAAATAAATGCTTGCCTTTTTTTGTTAGcgtttttttgttttggtattaTAGGTTGTACTGAAGGGTGCCCCAGGACATCAAGGCACTATACTCCGAACAGTGCCCATGAGTGGAGTACGACTTGTTACCCCTGTCACAGTGTCAGCAGTTAAGCCAACAGTCACCACGTTGGTAGTGAAGGGCAGCACTGGTATGTGTCCAGAAGATAAAGAAAGTTGGatcctagaaaagaaaattatataatgaAATTCCTGTGCTCTCAGTCATAAATTGAAATCTAAGTATCCAAACTCTGAGTTCAGCCAACTGATGATAATATCTTGAATTGACCATTTTAAGAAACTGTTTTaagttcattattttttcctttgcttctagTTTCTTTACCATTGAAAAAACTTGTTGGTTGGTTTATTCTATATTACTGATAATACAATAAGCTTCTAAACCCCCATcatagcttttttaaaattttgctccATAGATTTAGTCTAAATCCAGTTCATGCCAGCTCTTCAAAAGCAGTGGTTATAAGAATAGTTGCACAAAGGTTAAGTTCTGTGGAATTGGTGATATTGTGAACCTTCATCAAAGAgccctttttatttctcttttctctaggtgtTACAACTTTAGGGACTGTAACAGGCACTGTGTCCACCAGCCTGGCTGGAGCCACAGGGCATAATGTCAGTTCTTCCCAGGCTACTCCTGTTGCCACATTGGGCACCATTGCTACTCCTTCAAGCCAAGTGATCAGTCCTATAGCCATTAATGTTTCATCAGCCCAGACTACAATGACAGCAGCTGGAGGTCTTACCACTCCCACCATTACTATGCAGGTAGGTTCTATAGTTTTATTGTTGTCACCTTGTTATCAtgtttaatttcctcattttaaaattgaggggGTAATAATAATACCCATACCCCAGTGGTGGTGTTTTTTGCAAGGCACTTGCACAGTTAATATCTacgcaggatttgaactcagatcttcatgactccatccactgtaccatttagcacacctttgtttatttgtttttcaggctttttttgaggcagttggagttaaatTAACTTGTTTTGACTTTTCAAACAAGACTATATAAAAATGATTTGAAAAGCATCTTACATTTAAATTTAGTTTATTATTACTAATTAAGAAGGAAATACTGTgccatatctataaaatgtatGAATTTGACTGTAATCAAAAAAAGTTTGCTCTCCTGTGACACTTTTCCCATTTATCCCAAAGAAGTCtagaattatttaaaatactGAAGTTTATTATGTGAAGGAGAATATGTATTAGCAGCATATGTAGAAAACTGAGCTGTTGTGTTAATGCGTCActtcatatatattatgtgttaatattaaaactttatttgaaggaaaggaaattgaaggaggaaggattaaaaatattttaagttgttaaaaaattattgatgatTTTGGACTAGCTTTTAAGTGCATTCAGTAATGTGTGATACaaaatttaatctttttatcttagattcttttatttccatttttttctaaccAATTTATAACAGTTACAGCTGTCAAATCAGAAAGATTGATGAGATAAGGTAGAAATAGTTATGAAATTTTTGATGCTGTACTCTTTATTGAATTGGGTGCCATACAGAAAGAAATTCATTGACCTTACACTATTTGTTAATTACAAGTTGGAATTTTTATTGTAACTTttattcaaacaaaacaaattctttttaaaattttaataaataagagTTTTAACCACAATTattataaaattgaaatagaCTTTTCTTTACTCTTCACGTCctcaaaaaaaattcttacaaGTAAAGGGGAAGTAGTTGTGAATCATGTTAAAGGACAAGCTCTATCATCAATCACTCATCAGTTCATcagtaaacaagtatttattaatgtcTGCCAGGTAGGTGTCAGggatagaaaacaaaaatgaatgtgcCCTCCTTTTCTCAAATAATACTGAATTATTTGATTAATTTGCCTTCTCTTGCTTGATGTTTTAAGTATGATATTTGTGAGAAATCAAAAATCCCTTCATCTAACCCAAGTAAAAGTAAATGttaaagtaaaaggaaaatatttgttgtagaGATATTTCTATTAATGTTTgcttccatatttattttttttctggtagcctGTCTCTCAGCCCACTCAGGTGACACTAATTACAACACCAAGTGGTGTGGAGACCCAGCCAGTGCATGATCTCCCTGTGTCCATCCTGGCCTCACCTACTACAGAGCAACCCACTGCCACAGTTACAATTGCTGACTCAGGCCAAGATGACATGCATCCTGGTAGTGTGACTTTGATGTGTTCTAACCCACCATGTGAAACCCATGAGACGGGTACCACCAACACAGCAACCACAAGTGTTGTAGCCAATTTTGGGGACTTTTCACAGTCCACACAAGTTCAATTCATCTGTGACAGCCAGGACATTTCAACAGTTGCAGAACAGAATGTTGATATGATACAGGCTTGCTCCAACCAATCTTGTGAAACCTCTGAGGCAAGCACTGCCAGCACTTCAACAGTGATAAATACTAATTTGTCAAGCCCTCTCACTATGAGCATGGGACAGAGTCTGTGCTTAAATCCTCTGTGTGAGACCCATGAAACAAACAACATCAATATACCCACCATAGCCACATCTAGCATTAGTTCCAGTTCCCCATCTGAAACCCATGAGATAGCAACCACAAGTACAGCAACTACCACCACATCTACCATCAGGCAACCAGCACCTAGCAACCTTCTGCATAAAAAACATGTCCAGACAGGGGATACCCTGGCTTTAGCTCAGCCTGGTGTGAGTGGGGAACTCAGAGGATCTTGGTTTCCCACCAGTCCTTCCTGCCAAAGTCATCAAAGTAGGTCAGCCAATATGAAATCCACAGACGTAACCTCAGTAACCACCAATCAGGTTTGCCAAAAGTCCTTATCCAAAGATGTCACCACTAGTATTAGTACCAAGGGGCTTTATACTCAGAGTATTAAAACTGAACAAACAAACCCATCTTCTGTGGGCAATATCGTGTCAGGTGTGAAGCCACTAACGTCAACAAGTTGGCATTCTGAGACTGATCACCTTCACAATATGAGTACTACAGTGGGACAACTGAATACAGATGCCAGGGAAACCACTGAGATACAGACATCCACTAAGTATTTGTGCCCAGTACATCAAAACAATTTTACCTTaactgcagaagccacagaaacaCAATCTCCCCTCAAATGTTCTGATCCTCTTTGTGAGACGTATAGGACTGGTATGACCTCCACTATGGACAATGTCCAACAAATGTATTACAACCCACCATGTGAAATCCATAAAACAGATACCATAAGTGCATTCACTGCTACAACCTCCCATGTAGTCATTAGTCATAATAATAGTAAGCAGCAAACAACTCTCAGCATCACAGAGGCAATTTTTACTAAGAACCAAAAAACCTTGGAAACAGTTTCAGATTTGATAGTGTTAACACCAACTGCCACACCTCATGGGACCAGACACCCCTCAGGAGTTACTTCTGGACAAAAGCTGTGTTCTAATCCCCCATGTGAAATCCATGAGACAGGCACTACACACACGGCCACTACTATCTCCTCAAATATTACCTTCAGCAAAGGTGAG
This portion of the Notamacropus eugenii isolate mMacEug1 chromosome Y unlocalized genomic scaffold, mMacEug1.pri_v2 SUPER_Y_unloc_1, whole genome shotgun sequence genome encodes:
- the LOC140516963 gene encoding host cell factor 1-like isoform X6, translated to MASVQPRWKRVVGWSGPVPRPRHGHRAVSIKELIVVFGGGNEGIVDELHVYNSATNQWFIPAVRGDIPPGCAAYGFVCDGTRLLVFGGMVEYGKYSNDLYELQASRWEWKKLKAKTPKNGPPPCPRLGHSFCLVGNKCYLFGGLANDSEDPKNNIPRYLNDLYILELRPGSGVVGWDIPITYGVLPPPRESHTAIVYTEHDKKKSKLVIFGGMSGCRLGDLWTLDIETLMWNKPNLSGVAPLPRSLHSATAIRNKMYVFGGWVPLVMDDVKVATHEKEWKCTSTLACLNLDTMTWETILMDMLEDNIPRARAGHCAVAINTRLYIWSGRDGYRKAWNNQVCCKDLWYLETERPSAPSRVYLVRANTNSLEVSWGSVPTADSYLLQLQKYDIPPAAAATSPMTSPVPSVPANPPKSPALATTAPTVQPLTQVGITLLPQSSVSPSTTTPIQVLTTVPGSSVPVPTTRNQAGIPTVFKVTGPPATIGNPLVTIWSVSQAGKAPVTVTSLPTGVRMAVPTLSSQGTMIRSNPQMSGMAALAAATAVTQKIPPSVPIVLSVTAGTTVVKSIAVSPGTTTLPATVKVASSPVMVSNPATRMLKTAAAQVGTSISSASSTPTCPIITVHKSGTVTVAQQAQVVTAVVGGVTKTITLVKTPISVPRGSTLISNLGKVMSVVQTKPVQTSAVTGQASTNPMTQIIQTKGPFPTETILKLVTSSNGKPTTVITSTQGSGTGTKPTILGISSVSCSTTKPGTTTIIKTIPMSGIITQSGATGVTSSPGIKSPITIITTKVMTSGTGTPSKIITTVPKITAGQGQQGVTQVVLKGAPGHQGTILRTVPMSGVRLVTPVTVSAVKPTVTTLVVKGSTGVTTLGTVTGTVSTSLAGATGHNVSSSQATPVATLGTIATPSSQVISPIAINVSSAQTTMTAAGGLTTPTITMQPVSQPTQVTLITTPSGVETQPVHDLPVSILASPTTEQPTATVTIADSGQDDMHPGSVTLMCSNPPCETHETGTTNTATTSVVANFGDFSQSTQVQFICDSQDISTVAEQNVDMIQACSNQSCETSEASTASTSTVINTNLSSPLTMSMGQSLCLNPLCETHETNNINIPTIATSSISSSSPSETHEIATTSTATTTTSTIRQPAPSNLLHKKHVQTGDTLALAQPGVSGELRGSWFPTSPSCQSHQSRSANMKSTDVTSVTTNQVCQKSLSKDVTTSISTKGLYTQSIKTEQTNPSSVGNIVSGVKPLTSTSWHSETDHLHNMSTTVGQLNTDARETTEIQTSTKYLCPVHQNNFTLTAEATETQSPLKCSDPLCETYRTGMTSTMDNVQQMYYNPPCEIHKTDTISAFTATTSHVVISHNNSKQQTTLSITEAIFTKNQKTLETVSDLIVLTPTATPHGTRHPSGVTSGQKLCSNPPCEIHETGTTHTATTISSNITFSKASPPTTNGQEDIGNTQGTSVITTTSSSSISKVEMSPEKTDEFPDTDAISRTVPSTEAPLSAIYMLDSDEIKAKQEATEKLTLLSPFQSTQYPEPLMEQSQAPENQVAVDTSTAKESPPGQDSSGPEQDEVHQLSLPHEFMAEGQMTTTTLMVSGLSPEELAVTATANEEAQALTIQAAKGTSGEPMDTSDTTETQTDLGHLPSEAQESQSTAIPIVLTQQELAVVVQQQHQLQDIQAQPHQQHQHHATTEALASADSLNDPDSESIDLMSSTPVGSLATSNAFVTPPSIVVANPGKLQAATALTEVTNGIESVLKPELPPPSIKVPVKKENQWFDVGVIRGTNMMVTHYFLPPADVSVMDYDSSIIPDHSKLKKQKLQPGTAYKFRVAGVNSCGQGSFSEISAFKTCLPGFPGAPCAIKITKNSDGAHLTWEPPSVTSGKIIEYSVYLAIQSSQLSKQKSSVSAQLAFMRVYCGPNPSCLVQSSSLSNAHIDYTTKAAIIFRIAARNEKGYGPATQVRWLQESSKDDSNTKPANKRPLSFLEM